In a genomic window of Amphiprion ocellaris isolate individual 3 ecotype Okinawa chromosome 11, ASM2253959v1, whole genome shotgun sequence:
- the zic5 gene encoding zinc finger protein ZIC 5 — protein sequence MEPPLSKRNPAIRLADLAATQPLPHQNMTGFPGLGGHHPLSHHAHLHPGELGNDPGVALTPFGPEHMAQTNALKLSPSQHIQSHPEAQTAASFTSAQTTVGFPVAHPHSGYSSSRDFILRRELSASAMHALGDQHSSASSPHHHGMFISPTGAYGHTESGAHSLFTGLHDQASPGAHHHALNGQMRLGIPGDIYGRPEHFGHRPEHYGPSSLHSYNSMNLNVNIASAPHGAAGAFLRYMRQPIKQELICKWIDQEQSQKKPCSKTYSTMHELVNHVTVEHVGGPEQSSHVCFWEECPREGKAFKAKYKLINHIRVHTGEKPFPCPFPGCGKVFARSENLKIHKRTHTGEKPFKCEFDGCDRKFANSSDRKKHSHVHTSDKPYYCKVRGCDKSYTHPSSLRKHMKVHCKSPPPPSTNVTYISSTNPLGDPLSPNSEPHRNRSANLSPQVTNLNEWYVCQGSAGPNHLHTPSSDVPTSDSDDEDSFRNSDPRTML from the exons ATGGAGCCCCCTTTAAGCAAGAGGAATCCGGCGATAAGATTAGCGGATTTGGCAGCGACTCAACCCCTTCCTCATCAGAATATGACAGGCTTCCCGGGGCTAGGGGGGCATCACCCTCTCTCCCACCATGCCCACCTCCACCCTGGGGAGCTGGGCAACGACCCCGGAGTGGCACTCACTCCATTTGGACCAGAGCACATGGCACAGACAAATGCTCTCAAACTTAGCCCATCTCAGCACATTCAGAGCCATCCCGAAGCCCAGACCGCGGCATCTTTCACTTCTGCTCAGACCACAGTTGGTTTCCCCGTGGCTCACCCCCACTCAGGCTACTCAAGCAGCAGGGACTTCATCCTCAGGAGAGAACTCTCAGCCTCTGCTATGCATGCACTTGGCGACCAGCATAGTTCCGCCTCCTCCCCTCATCACCATGGCATGTTCATCTCCCCAACAGGTGCTTATGGGCACACGGAAAGTGGGGCCCATTCACTTTTCACTGGACTTCACGACCAGGCGTCCCCAGGTGCCCATCACCATGCCCTCAATGGGCAGATGCGCCTGGGTATACCGGGGGACATCTACGGCAGGCCAGAGCACTTCGGGCACAGGCCAGAGCACTATGGACCGTCTTCTCTCCACAGCTACAACTCCATGAACCTCAATGTGAACATCGCTTCTGCTCCTCACGGAGCCGCGGGGGCGTTTTTAAGATACATGCGGCAGCCCATAAAGCAAGAGCTAATCTGCAAATGGATTGACCAGGAGCAAAGTCAGAAAAAGCCCTGCTCGAAAACTTACAGCACCATGCACGAACTGGTCAACCACGTCACGGTGGAGCATGTCGGGGGACCGGAGCAGAGCAGCCACGTCTGCTTTTGGGAAGAATGTCCGCGGGAAGGAAAGGCGTTCAAAGCGAAGTacaaactgataaatcacatCCGAGTTCATACGGGAGAAAAGCCCTTCCCGTGTCCGTTCCCTGGATGCGGAAAAGTGTTCGCTCGATCGGAGAACCTCAAGATTCACaagagaactcacacag GGGAGAAGCCTTTCAAGTGCGAGTTCGACGGCTGCGACAGAAAATTCGCCAACAGCAGCGACAGGAAGAAGCACTCTCACGTCCACACCAGCGACAAGCCTTACTACTGCAAAGTGCGCGGCTGTGACAAGTCCTACACGCACCCGAGCTCGCTACGGAAACACATGAAGGTGCACTGCAAGTCCCCGCCGCCCCCTTCCACCAACGTCACCTACATCTCCTCCACGAACCCCCTCGGGGACCCTCTGTCGCCCAACTCTGAACCGCACAGGAACCGCTCGGCGAACCTCTCCCCTCAGGTCACCAACCTCAACGAGTGGTACGTGTGCCAGGGGAGCGCAGGGCCCAACCACCTCCACACCCCCTCCAGCGACGTCCCCACGTCGGACTCGGACGACGAGGACTCTTTCAGAAATTCAGACCCAAGGACGATGCTCTGA
- the zic2a gene encoding zinc finger protein ZIC 2a produces MLLDAGHQFPGLGVGSFARHHSASEMQERDLSLAQNSFVDSAHMGAFKLNHDLSPGQSSAFTTQAPGYPAAALGAHAAHVTSYASSPFNSTRDFLFRSRGFGESSPASSQHTIFGPTAGSLHHSHTDTQGHILFPGIHDQHGSHGSPNVLNGQMRLGLPGEVFGRSEQYHQVSSPRTDPYSAAQLHNQYGSMNMNMGMNMAAHHHPGAFFRYMRQQCIKQELICKWIDPEQLSNPKKCCNKTFSTMHELVTHVSVEHVGGPEQTNHICFWEDCSRESKPFKAKYKLVNHIRVHTGEKPFPCPFPGCGKVFARSENLKIHKRTHTGEKPFQCEFEGCDRRFANSSDRKKHMHVHTSDKPYLCKMCDKSYTHPSSLRKHMKVHEASPPASDSSPAASSGYESSTPPGLVSPTTETQSNTTLSPASAVHNTTSHSGLSSNFSEWYV; encoded by the exons ATGTTACTGGATGCTGGTCACCAGTTCCCCGGACTGGGAGTGGGCTCATTTGCCAGGCATCACTCGGCCAGCGAGATGCAGGAGAGAGACTTGAGTTTGGCACAAAATAGCTTTGTAGACTCGGCACACATGGGTGCGTTTAAGCTCAACCATGATCTCTCTCCGGGACAGAGCTCTGCCTTCACCACCCAGGCGCCCGGCTACCCCGCTGCGGCTTTAGGGGCTCACGCCGCCCATGTCACGTCGTATGCAAGCTCTCCTTTCAACTCCACCAGGGACTTTCTCTTTCGTAGTCGCGGCTTCGGAGAATCCTCTCCGGCGAGCAGCCAACATACTATTTTTGGCCCCACGGCGGGATCCCTTCATCACTCCCACACAGACACTCAAGGCCACATTTTGTTCCCCGGGATCCACGACCAGCACGGCTCCCACGGATCCCCGAACGTCCTGAATGGCCAAATGAGGCTCGGACTACCCGGAGAAGTTTTCGGACGCTCCGAGCAGTATCACCAGGTTTCCAGCCCGAGGACCGACCCGTACTCTGCCGCGCAGCTGCACAACCAGTACGGCTCGATGAATATGAACATGGGGATGAACATGGCAGCCCACCACCACCCCGGTGCCTTTTTCCGCTACATGAGGCAGCAGTGCATCAAGCAGGAGCTCATCTGCAAGTGGATCGACCCCGAGCAGCTCAGCAACCCCAAGAAGTGCTGCAACAAAACTTTTAGCACCATGCACGAGTTGGTAACGCACGTCTCGGTAGAGCACGTCGGTGGACCGGAGCAGACCAACCACATCTGCTTCTGGGAGGACTGCTCCCGGGAGAGCAAGCCGTTCAAGGCAAAATACAAACTGGTGAACCACATTCGGGTGCACACTGGAGAGAAGCCTTTTCCATGCCCCTTCCCCGGCTGCGGAAAGGTGTTCGCACGGTCGGAAAACTTGAAGATCCACAAGAGAACGCACACAG GAGAGAAACCGTTCCAGTGTGAGTTTGAGGGCTGCGACAGAAGGTTTGCAAACAGCAGCGACCGAAAGAAACACATGCACGTCCACACGTCTGACAAGCCATATCTCTGCAAAATGTGTGACAAGTCCTACACACATCCCAGCTCTCTACGAAAACACATGAAG GTCCATGAAGCCTCCCCACCAGCATCAGACTCATCACCAGCAGCCAGCTCTGGTTATGAATCCTCCACGCCTCCAGGCCTGGTGTCTCCCACCACGGAGACCCAGAGCAACACCACCCTGTCCCCAGCCTCAGCTGTGCACAACACCACCAGCCACAGTGGCCTGTCCTCCAATTTCAGTGAATGGTATGTGTAG